Below is a genomic region from Eupeodes corollae chromosome 1, idEupCoro1.1, whole genome shotgun sequence.
acatacaatttaacaaaatatggcGAATCAATcgattcaataaaaacaaagcataCAGCTCTTGGAGACAACGAAAAGCGAAAGAGAATGTttcctaattttttaaaattaattcttttaaaagcaATGTAAGGTTTATTAAGCTTTTAAAGGGAGCTCTTGTGGATTCAATTTCCCACAGAATATTTTTATCGAACAAACTTGAAAACAAGAACTCTTTTGAAATATTCTAAGtaaactttaaatgacagtaaaaacagtttaaagaaACGATTATCGCTGGAAGCAAAAACTGGTTATGGTGAATATATAAATCTTGACACtatgtattaatttaaattatgggGACCTTCAAGATCGCTGTCTCAAAACACTACAATTAGTgtagtttataaatacaactaTCAGTGCTTgaatttatgttgtttttgttttatttacttccaattcaacaaatttaaataacacaaaactAAAGATGCTTACCTTGATCGATGTAAGATGTCATTTATTTCACCATTGATAATTCTGAAACATAAAAAAGGGGTCcacattaaaaacaaagtactaaattcaaatgtaattgaataaaaaaaagaacaagttaTCTCAGAAATGTAAATTTAACATCAATCTCGCTCAGAGTAGCAAATAATACGAAACATCATTGAAGTTAACAACTATGGCTGCAGAAGGATAACTCAatgtaaatattatataaattcttccgtaaaaatattgaaaaagaaatacgcTGGTGTCTAACAATAATGTCCAAACTGCTGATGCAGAACATTATGGCCCTAGCAGCACTCACTTATGGATCCGAAATTTGGCTGCTCAAAGGAAGACACCTCATTAGATTGCCCATTTGTGGAAAGAACAATTCCAAAGGAGTTATAACAATGTTGGCTATATAAAATAAACCACGAAGCTAATATAAAGATTAAGCTTGGTAGACGCCGACAGGATAAGCACGTAAGCGAAAATGTACCGTCCCGAAAGTCATTTGCGGTACAATTTATGGGAGACGACAACAGgaagaaaatgttttcactGAAAGTATGACGTAGACGAGGATGTCTAGAGTCCTGGGGTGCCACACTGGATGTCGTTGGCCAACAATCCGAACGGTGAAGAAGCATGTTGAACAAGTCCGGATTGGATCCCGTTTGTGACAACGAACGAACGATTCTTGGGCCAATTCGACGAAGTGAATTCTCCCGTAGGTACAAGAAAACTAATAAAGAATCGAAATATATGGCCCAATTTTGGAAGCgtaaatgtgtattttttataaCGCAAAAgcaattcttttcttaaatctagTTTCAACTGAACTCGTTTTAAATTTGTCTCAAtacccttgttttttttttcgttcaaatGAACAGAATAGAATCCACCCTAAACCATTTTTTGTATCAAACTTGTTTTGACATTCTTTAACGTGTACACATTTTCCATGTTAAACTAAGGACAATTTGGGTTGGATGCTTGAAGCAAACTTAAGTCCAACAAAACAATTTGATCTAAAATAAGTcctcaaaaatatttgagagttgtttcgttaaaaaatgattttcaaatatttttacccATTACATAATGTGTTGAATATTTATGTTGCGAAGGGAACAATGTGTCGGTAAAGATAATTCTATCGAAGTGAAAATGAGAAAAAGCACTCCAAATCCATCCACAGCATAATTCTTTACATAATATCCTTCCAGAGCCGAATGTTTCAATATACGGAATATTCATGCAACAACATAAATCCTTGAACTTCAACCATGTGCCATGCGTTTAAAAGTTTCAAGGTTTCTATATCGCCGAATGAATACTCCCTAAACTTAATTAAGTGTTAGAGaagtacaaaatttaacttacCTAATAAACCGCTTTCAATAAAGATCATTTCGCCAAACTGGTACACCACCGAGATACCGTTCTctggaaaaaaatgaaaaaaaattggttatcaaactgaaaattttatacaaaactgaGAACTTTTAGGTGTAACTTTTATCAGACATTAATTTTACATCAAAAAACTCAGCGACGAAAAATAAGATAAACATCatttgaaattagaaaaatacaaCTGCATTGCAAATATTGATTCATCTTacctttagaaaaaataatttctagtCCGAATCCTGGCAGGTACCCAGTCTCAATGATTACTGTCCATTTCTTGAACCTAGAACCTAAAAGGagggaaacaaaaagaaaccaaaCACGAAAAAACCTTTGCCCGCCTAAAATCGTCaatctttgattttgaaatgaaaacctAGGGTAATGATCTTTTTGTCTTGACCGAAAACAACAGATGTTTCATGTTTCgcatcatttatttttgtaaaaataatttttcaataaaattaaaccgACTGTTGTACTGGTGGCTCGTAGCCTTCGGGCCTCTCGACAACAGCGCCTTCAGACACAACACCTTCGGTGCCCTTGCCACCACCGTCTCCGTGCAACTCCAAGAGTCGCGACAAATCGAAACGGGGCTTCTTCAATACCTTGACTTTGCGAATGTAGACGTCGTGCAGAGGATAAATCACCTGGCACAACTTCTCAATGTCCTTGGCAATGGAATCGGGGGTGAGTTTGCTAACGACGCCCTTCAAGTCCGAACCTCCGACATCACGTTGGATGATCTCCACCATCTTGTTGCGGATCTTCCTGACTTGAGATTGCTGAGCGTAGCAAGTCTTGCGCTGGGACAATTGATCCTTGGCAGTGAATCCAATGCAGAAGACGCGAAGCAAGTAACCATCGGTTGTCTTCACATCAACATTGGCTTCGATGAGGGTTTGCCATTTCTTGACCATTGACCTAGACGAGGAAGAATCAAGTGTTATGAAGATGCAACCTATTATATCAGTTCCAGAAGCATGGAGCACAACATGTGCATACAGCttccattttgttttcattctacTAATCACTCATTCCACATTTTTAAGATTCACACACGATTTTTCACTTAGGATATCACTTACCTGAATTTGTCTGTGGTCAAATCCATACCATGGAAGTTGGTAAGAACGTTACGTTCTTGGACATCCTCAGCGATCAACCTGAATTTGCGGAAAGAACGCTCAGCATCACCATCCTTTTGCAAATCGGCCAGGGAGACCTCGAACACGCGACCCTTCAAACCTTCGGAAGCGATTTTCGTTCCTTGGGTACGGTTTACCAAAGTTTTACCGATTTGACGGGTTGTGAACATATTTGGGGCTTTCACATCGTACCAATCTTTTCTTGAAAAAGGATCAATCACCTTCTTTTTACCACCTTTCTTGCCTCCTTTGGACAGACCCTTATTTTTACCGACCGCCATCTTAACAGTTCACAAGGAAAAAGAGCGAAACACGTTGCCGCTGTCAGATAGGCGGAAATTGGGAAAAGAGCCCACTGAACGGATTATTGAGCACATTTTGGGAAGTGTttggaaaaaatagaaaaattaagaaactgaGCAAATTTTTAATATCACTGAATGCAAGCGTTTAGACAGTCGCTGTTACACGGGGAaactatttgtatttttgtttaaagtttttcctGGTTTCCTCTGGTCAACTGTATCACCAACTTCCctgaattataattttgtactttttgagtCTTTAGTGgaaaagatacattttatttattttatgacatCATTGTTTCATAATTATACACTTTAgaaggtttatttaaaaaaaaattaagttacttGCAGAAAAAGTTGTTCAGTGAGGAGAACAACAAATAGTCACATTTAAAAACTCTGAACGCGTATACCTTAAAATGACTTTAATCAATGTtgcacaacatttttaatatttgttggtGTTTTGGCGCGTCACAACTTTGTGCATCATTTTAAAGAATGTTTAAGCtgctgaaaatataaataacagaaatcaaCCACAGCAACTTTAAGTTGTTCACCGGATCTAGATTGTTTAACTTTATAGGACCAAAAAAGGGAATTAAATTgcagaaaacttttattttctgagAGCTGTTGGTAGAACTTTGTAGCTGACATCtgtaattttaaattgctttgtgTTGCACATTCGCAACTTTTTCGTTGTGCTTCGGGAATTCCAGTGTTCCAATGTAATgtcttttatttaatgttttgtttattcacGTCAAGTTTTGTctgcaaattataaagaaaaattacttaatcggttaaagattaattttaaaagctaaagaaaaaagatattaaccgtgttttgttggaaaatctattcgTAGTATAGcttttacacaaataacaaaagcaatattcgcagataaaagttaaagtaaaatcttactacggatgggtttttgatatttatacgagtctcgaatggatcttatgtgatatCGTTCTCAAATTTTGGTATGATTGTTATTGCATTTGTATCGCGATAGCTGTGtttgttgagtagttgtgcatttccATTggttgtgttttccattggggatgTAGTTTCGTTGTTTACCAACATACCCACTTATTTAGCCATTAAAAACATCATGAAACAATGGGATGTAAtaaaaaatcacacaaaaatacCTAAACCAAAGTTTCTAAAGCTTTTGGACTTTTGTCTAAGAGACAATAATTATTTCCAATTTGGCGAAAAATTTTATTCACAAACATTCGGTATGCCTATGGGAAACCCCCTTTCCCCAACAATTGCAGACGTTATTTTGGATAATCTTTTAGACGATACTATAGAACAACTGAACAGCATCGgtataaacattaaatttatagCAAAATATGTGGATGATATCTTTGCTATCATtaaagtcaaagaaaaagaCATAATCCTTAATAAACTCAATTTATATCACAACAAAATCCAGTTTACAATTGAAAACGAACACAACAATAGTCTCCCATATCTAGATTTAATACTACAcagagaaaacaacaaaattttatacaattggTATGCAAAACCAACTACATCTGGACGTATGATCAATTTTAATTCAACCCaaccaataaaacaaaaaaaaaaaaaaaaaaaaaaaaaaaattaacacagcatttaatttcataaacaaagtTTTAGATCTTAgcgacaaaaaatatgaaacagaaaatatgagaaaaataaaaacaatattaaaaaacaacaactacccATTCTACGTAATaaacaacttgtttaaaaaaaaaagaacagaaaaattaaaaacacaaactaataaaaacaaacataataaagaagaaaaaaagttcttCTCAATACCATATGTTCCAAACCTAACTAATAATagaaatttacataaaataataaataaagagaaTATATCATTCTCCCATAAATCAAACTTAACACTTAAATCCATTTTCACGAACACAAaatctaaaatacaaaaacaacaacaacacaacgtgGTTTATGAAATTGAATGCAATGGAAAAGAGAATGAACAATGTGATCTAGTATACATAGGTCAAACAAAGAGAAATTTGGGTATTAGATTAACTGAACACGAAGCAGATATAAGGAAAAACAAAGAGACTACAGGGCTTGCACAGCATATAACAGAAACTGGACACTCGGTGAACTTCGAGGGAGTAAAAATATTGGATAAAGAGAAAAAACTTAATACTAGACTAACACTAGAGAGTTTAcgtattcaacaaaaaataaagagaacTATGAACACAAAAGAAGACACCGATAACATCAAACAAAGCTATGCTGTAGCACTTTAACATCAAGTACCTTAAAATTAAGCTGTGATATAAATGTCTTTATCGtatagtttaataatttatttttttgcttgtttttattttatattgtaattgttatttattttaaatttgtgtcagtGCTGTCGGGAGGATGCAATATGGAGttttaacaattataatgtGATTGAATACAAGTGTAAGAAagtaaaatgatttatttatgtaacaaaattatgtatttaaaataatttaaaaaattttagtattaaatatttttaaatttaaaatgtattaattgtatttatatgtatatttgtaacagattgaataaagaacaaaaaaatcccctgaagaagtaaggaattcttacgaaacgttgggtaaaagaatggaatagtttttaatttatttattcgcattccaaaaaaacaaaaagaccaaaagagcctaataaaacacaataaataagtattaaaaaagaattggtcaaACACATACAACAACATATCAAtctattatttcttataaagtgcaagtgagatagtttgattcgtgttaggctaggcgcgcacatgcaactttttcgaaaccaaatagttcgaTCGTTAGTTGCTCAAACATCGCGTTTATAAGTAACTCGGAAAGTAataaacgaaataaaccaatacacaggaaacatttattcaccTTATGACTATCTTGcacttacagaaaattattcaacgatTTAGTTAAATGTTCGCGCAGTTATCTATAATTCCTTGtgacacaaactaaggaattCGTTCGAGGTGATCGtctagtttgtgtcaaaacacaaactaaaaatttCCTAGAATAGGCGACagaatggtttctgcatgtgcgcggactctcatataagtctatagtgctcagtttaggaaccaaacagtttcgaaactaaaagtttcatgtgcgcgcctagctttaaacaattgaatagttcagcaccatataagaatatgctacctactacatgtgcttttttttaaatttgattaaaccaaaactatatttttgtacacaaacatgcaaataaacatacCATAacatattttctgtaaaacgaactcctccacacaggtttttctttgcaagctcatttcaactgggttcaggtatataaagaatcgatgcgagcttcaagctcgcttttttatagaatctctatgtttttcttctatttgtgtgtttgtttattattattcttacagatcttctttcagttgttccaatttttaaacacaaaaatctggctacatcggatcgttttgttggcaatttctcactgtactatatagggaataccaaaaaaagctCTTAGTGTGCAAGAATGTAACTTAAGAAACTCAAAATCAGTTCCGTTAAGTTGCTCGGAATCACCTTGTACCTGAAAGTTACTAGTTTTTTATGCAAACTATGCAAATAGAAAAAGGAACTTAAAAAGCACCTGGATACATACATAACCATTTAAAAGTTTACCCTTAAACCCAAATTCTGTGAAgtgcagagattcttttttagccACACAACAAGAATGTGACATATTACAAATGGCATGATACACATCTTATGATGgctaaatataatattattaccTTCTTATTGACACAATTTCTATATAGCTTTAATTGgttgaacaatattttgtgaacCACAGTACAGcaaatcaataaatcaaaaattatatgtttttgcTAAACACAACGGGTGGATTTATTGTTAAATTCTTATTATTCTTGCCTAAAATTCATAGTCGGAATAAGATTAATTATGTATAGAAAACAGTTTTCCTGTGTAGTCCTTAAATATATAATTCTTATAATTctggattaaaaaaaagcatttaaatattataatatatatatattataatgaaaaacaaccaacaaaaccaaaattcgTGAATATTTTGGTCATTTGGATCTTTCACATCTTTAGCACAAATGTGAATTCTGTCTTCAAAAGTGGATTTACATGCATGTATCTCTATCTCCATAATGCAAAAAGTAGTATGAGACAGATATACATACGTCAAAAGCTGAAAGTGGGAGAGAATACACCAGTGGTAACTCTTTTTacttcctataaaatactaTAACTTTTTGACAGTACGGTGTTCCCACAAGCTTTAAcgaaagtttaatgaaataaatttaaaaaaatgtaacgaaaaaaataaaaaaaacaacaatcattgttttaaaagaaaggAAAGTGTCTAAAATTAGGTACACAGTGTTTTTTCATAGTCTTAAAATAAGAGTTAAAACGTACTTTGAAATCTTTATAATGTAAAAAAGCATtgaattttggaaaattgtggCAACCATTATGCAGAAAAAGATGCTATCATAACGATGTTAAAGTTCGTCTTCATCTGATTTCCTATAATCTGAAGTTTTGAAGACGTTGGCATATTTGATCTTCTCTCTTTATACAGTgtgattttattgataaaattaagATACAAGTTAACACGACCCCTTATTATTACCTTGCACTTTCTGGCCCATCCAAACCCATGgaaaccaaaaacattatttgttaataaagcaaaaatatatacaGACACTGGatcaattattgttttattagaagaggaaaaaaacataaagtttcATAGCGACAACCATTGACAACTCCTTTTTTTAAGTCTAGGTAAACTCAACTCAATAAATGGCGCCCGAGTTAGGACCGATAcctttaatacaaatatatcaAAAGATAGTAACAAATCgtaattaaaagtaaaacagcAACAAGACTAGAACTGAAACGAAGTGTAATACTTTTGCTACACTTCCAATATTGTGGTAATAACCAATGACTTACTAGTAATCTCATAAAACGGTGGAACAAAtcaaagtaagattattgcacttgacaaTTGAAAGGCTCTCTTATGGAAATTGCGTACTTTagatattgggcaggttcagccgACACAAAGCACTTGAAAGTAATGCAAGTTTCTAGTATATTAtgggccagctgccaaaaaattgtattccgaTTAAGGcaactggaaagttagtcaacaaaaatctccctaactcaagtcaagtcaacttatgtcacaTGAAAACTgctcatgttttttcattcaactgaaagctgacctttattactctatgatttatttattttctgcacaattttatttaatcgttttggaaaaaggtttcttattaaattggaaaataaataagaaatatttctttacaatacaaaatgcaaatcgTACTTGCCTGAGGGGTATTTTGTAgccaattattttt
It encodes:
- the LOC129942890 gene encoding 40S ribosomal protein S3a, with translation MAVGKNKGLSKGGKKGGKKKVIDPFSRKDWYDVKAPNMFTTRQIGKTLVNRTQGTKIASEGLKGRVFEVSLADLQKDGDAERSFRKFRLIAEDVQERNVLTNFHGMDLTTDKFRSMVKKWQTLIEANVDVKTTDGYLLRVFCIGFTAKDQLSQRKTCYAQQSQVRKIRNKMVEIIQRDVGGSDLKGVVSKLTPDSIAKDIEKLCQVIYPLHDVYIRKVKVLKKPRFDLSRLLELHGDGGGKGTEGVVSEGAVVERPEGYEPPVQQSV